The Carcharodon carcharias isolate sCarCar2 chromosome 23, sCarCar2.pri, whole genome shotgun sequence genome has a window encoding:
- the LOC121269130 gene encoding C1q-related factor translates to MLLTLVIVIPVLVNSLGTAAHYEMLGTCRMVCEPYLANQPSASPGAEALTEHDLAPPPPSTLLQGPQGKPGRPGKPGAPGPPGERGAPGPMGPAGEKGEAGRPGLPGTPGPGTGAISAATYSTVPRVAFYAGLKTPHEGYEILKFDDVVTNLGNHYDGSSGKFTCSIPGTYFFTYHVLMRGGDGTSMWADLCKNGQVRSSAIAQDADQNYDYASNSVILHLDAGDEVYVKLDGGKAHGGNNNKYSTFSGFIIYTD, encoded by the exons ATGCTGTTGACCCTGGTCATCGTGATCCCGGTCTTGGTGAACTCGCTGGGCACGGCTGCCCACTATGAGATGCTGGGTACCTGCAGGATGGTGTGCGAGCCTTACCTGGCCAACCAGCCCAGTGCCAGCCCGGGGGCCGAAGCACTGACCGAGCACGACCTGGCCCCCCCGCCGCCCTCCACCCTGCTCCAGGGTCCCCAGGGGAAACCGGGGCGTCCCGGGAAACCGGGGGCCCCCGGGCCGCCGGGAGAGCGGGGAGCCCCGGGACCGATGGGGCCggcgggggagaagggggaggcgGGCAGACCGGGGCTTCCTGGCACCCCCGGCCCCGGGACAGGTGCCATCAGCGCTGCCACCTACAGCACGGTGCCCAGGGTGGCATTTTACGCCGGCCTGAAGACCCCTCACGAAGGCTACGAGATCCTCAAGTTTGACGATGTGGTGACCAACCTGGGCAATCACTACGACGGCTCAAGCGGCaagttcacctgctccatcccggGCACCTACTTCTTCACCTACCATGTCCTGATGCGGGGCGGAGATGGCACCAGCATGTGGGCAGACCTCTGCAAGAACGGCCAG GTCCGCTCCAGTGCTATTGCCCAAGATGCTGATCAGAATTATGACTACGCCAGTAACAGTGTCATTCTGCACTTGGACGCAGGGGATGAGGTCTACGTCAAACTGGACGGCGGGAAGGCACATGGAGGCAACAACAACAAATACAGCACCTTCTCGGGATTTATCATTTACACGGACTGA